One Gemmatimonadota bacterium genomic window carries:
- the paaF gene encoding phenylacetate--CoA ligase has protein sequence MRYGKTLRSGPSKKELDRIEVATRDEISALQLERLRWSLAHAYENVPRYREKFERQGVHPSDLKTLEDLARFPFTAKEDLRETFPFGMFAVPREQVVRVHASSGTTGKPTVVGYTAKDIETWSKLVARSIRAAGGRKGDIVQVTYGYGLFTGGLGAHYGAERLGCTVIPMSGGQTDKQIQMIQDLRPDVIMCTPSYLLVIGDECQRLGIDARMLSLKVGIHGAEPWTEEMRREIEDRFAIDAVDIYGLSEVMGPGVANECVETKDGLTLWEDHFYPEIVDPQTGTPLPDGTAGELVLTSLTKEALPVIRYRTRDLTALLPGTARTMRRLARITGRSDDMLIIRGINVFPSQVEEYILKIGLYCPHYLLEVRREGRLDTLDVVVELKDDTISSHAAQQGAQILAHDIKTFIGIATTVRVEPPGTIARSQGKARRVLDLR, from the coding sequence ATTCGGTACGGCAAGACGCTCCGCAGTGGCCCGAGTAAGAAGGAACTCGACCGGATTGAAGTGGCCACCCGCGACGAAATTTCGGCCCTTCAACTGGAGCGGCTCCGGTGGTCGCTGGCCCACGCCTATGAGAACGTGCCCCGCTACCGGGAGAAGTTCGAGCGCCAAGGGGTCCACCCAAGCGATCTCAAGACCCTCGAGGATCTGGCCCGGTTTCCCTTCACGGCCAAAGAAGATCTTCGGGAGACCTTCCCGTTCGGAATGTTCGCCGTTCCCCGGGAACAGGTCGTCCGGGTCCACGCCTCCTCCGGCACGACCGGCAAGCCCACGGTGGTTGGCTATACGGCCAAGGATATCGAGACCTGGTCCAAGCTGGTGGCCCGGTCGATCCGCGCCGCGGGGGGCCGGAAGGGCGACATCGTCCAAGTGACCTACGGCTACGGGCTCTTTACCGGGGGGCTCGGGGCCCACTACGGCGCCGAGCGGTTGGGCTGTACCGTGATCCCGATGTCCGGGGGCCAGACCGATAAGCAGATTCAGATGATCCAGGATCTCCGCCCCGACGTCATCATGTGCACCCCGTCGTACCTGCTGGTCATCGGCGACGAATGCCAGCGGCTCGGGATCGATGCCCGGATGCTCTCGCTCAAGGTGGGAATCCACGGCGCTGAACCCTGGACCGAGGAAATGCGGCGGGAAATCGAAGACCGGTTTGCGATCGATGCGGTCGATATCTACGGCCTATCGGAAGTGATGGGCCCCGGCGTTGCCAACGAGTGCGTCGAAACGAAGGATGGCCTGACCCTCTGGGAGGACCACTTTTACCCCGAGATCGTCGACCCCCAGACCGGGACGCCGTTGCCGGATGGTACCGCCGGTGAGCTGGTTCTGACCTCGCTCACCAAGGAAGCGCTACCCGTCATTCGGTACCGAACCCGCGACCTCACCGCCCTGCTGCCCGGCACCGCCCGCACGATGCGCCGCCTGGCCCGGATCACCGGCCGGAGCGACGACATGCTGATTATCCGGGGAATCAACGTGTTTCCGTCCCAGGTCGAGGAGTACATCCTCAAGATCGGCCTCTACTGTCCCCACTATTTGCTGGAGGTCCGCCGCGAGGGCCGCCTCGACACCCTCGACGTCGTGGTCGAACTGAAGGACGATACCATCTCCTCCCACGCCGCCCAGCAAGGCGCCCAAATCCTGGCTCACGACATCAAGACCTTCATCGGCATCGCCACCACCGTCCGGGTCGAACCCCCCGGCACCATCGCCCGCTCCCAAGGTAAAGCCCGCCGCGTCCTCGATCTCCGCTAA
- a CDS encoding type I pantothenate kinase gives MPFATYTNFERDEWAPLRFNTPLTLTEADLAELRGVNDQLSMRDVEEVYLPLSRLLNLHVAATRDLARVADIFLGKTAGRKPYIIGIAGSVAVGKSTTARVMQALLARWPDHPTVELITTDGFLYSNAQLEERGLMQRKGFPESYDVRRLVQFVADVKGGAPTVAAPVYSHLVYDIVPGAEEVVRQPDILIIEGLNVLQGADGRLGDGDRPFVSDFFDFSIYVDADETHIRQWFLSRFQRLRDTAFRDPKSFFRRYAEMSDAEALAFAGRVWTEINGRNLQENIEPTKERAHLILEKGADHSVTRVRLRRL, from the coding sequence ATGCCATTCGCCACCTACACCAACTTCGAACGAGACGAGTGGGCCCCGCTCCGGTTCAACACCCCCCTCACCTTGACCGAGGCGGACCTGGCTGAGCTTCGGGGCGTGAACGACCAGCTCTCGATGCGGGATGTCGAGGAAGTCTACCTTCCCCTTTCGCGGCTTCTCAACCTCCATGTGGCCGCCACCCGCGACTTGGCCCGGGTGGCCGATATTTTTCTCGGCAAGACGGCCGGCCGGAAGCCCTATATCATCGGGATTGCCGGCAGCGTGGCGGTCGGGAAGAGCACCACCGCCCGGGTCATGCAGGCGCTCCTAGCCCGATGGCCTGACCACCCGACGGTCGAGCTCATCACCACCGACGGCTTCCTGTACTCCAACGCCCAGTTGGAGGAGCGGGGGTTGATGCAGCGCAAAGGCTTTCCGGAGAGCTACGACGTTCGGCGCCTGGTCCAGTTCGTGGCCGACGTGAAGGGTGGTGCCCCCACGGTTGCAGCTCCGGTGTACTCGCATCTGGTGTACGACATCGTGCCCGGGGCCGAGGAAGTGGTCCGCCAGCCCGACATTTTGATCATCGAGGGCCTCAACGTGCTCCAAGGCGCCGACGGCCGCTTGGGCGACGGTGACCGGCCCTTCGTGTCGGACTTCTTCGATTTCTCGATCTATGTCGACGCCGACGAGACACACATCCGGCAATGGTTCCTGAGCCGGTTCCAGCGGCTTCGGGACACCGCGTTTCGCGACCCCAAATCCTTCTTCCGCCGGTACGCCGAGATGAGCGACGCGGAGGCGCTGGCGTTTGCCGGCCGGGTCTGGACCGAGATCAATGGCCGGAACTTGCAGGAGAACATCGAGCCCACCAAGGAGCGGGCCCATCTGATTTTGGAAAAGGGCGCCGACCACAGTGTGACCAGAGTGAGACTCCGGCGTCTCTAA
- a CDS encoding aminotransferase class III-fold pyridoxal phosphate-dependent enzyme — protein sequence MTIPGVTSTGSKRPESLFGPGDLSGLPTTMMMRSAGSRLWDAEGREYLDYVMALGAVTFGYGHPPLRSSRRTRPTEEANQARAHLAAGAKDDKITGEIPERFHYGGGDVGLSYGLRIFGEKMSVSLGLLNTTDGGVFPGVPYVDFVIRF from the coding sequence ATGACCATTCCGGGTGTGACCTCGACCGGCAGCAAGCGACCCGAGTCTCTGTTTGGGCCGGGCGACCTCAGCGGGCTGCCGACGACGATGATGATGCGGAGCGCGGGATCCCGGCTTTGGGACGCCGAGGGGCGCGAGTACCTCGATTATGTGATGGCGTTAGGCGCTGTGACTTTTGGGTACGGTCACCCGCCGCTTCGCTCCAGCCGCCGCACTCGCCCGACAGAGGAGGCCAACCAAGCTCGGGCCCATCTTGCCGCCGGCGCCAAGGACGACAAAATCACCGGGGAGATCCCGGAGCGTTTCCACTACGGTGGCGGTGATGTGGGCTTGAGTTACGGCCTTCGGATTTTCGGCGAGAAGATGTCGGTGTCGTTAGGGCTCCTCAATACGACGGACGGTGGAGTGTTCCCCGGGGTTCCCTACGTGGACTTCGTGATCCGGTTCTGA
- a CDS encoding amidohydrolase, whose product MRMPSFQEAMLVVALTTPVAAQPRPTLSPLTRQFVVEDAPVIALRHVRVIDGTGAPVRDNQTVVFTDGRITAVGDDALVTVPPGAKVHDLTGTTLIPGLYDLHAHQYFFSSAGLTQMAVSAPRLYLGGGITTVRTAGAQMPYDEINTKRDIDRGLAPGPRMHLSGPYLDGPDPGPGRERRLESPEEARRVVAYLASEGVTWLKFQGGVGRAVLGAAIEEAHKHGMGVTGHLCSVSFREAAALGIDNLEHGFITNSDWVPDREPDRCSPKNMRIQADVDVDSPAVDSTIRELLARNVALTSTLSVYELFVPGRAKVPPEALEMIAPAARAVVLSELKATNEGNGFVSPRLFQKMMQFERKWVQAGGLLAAGVDPWGNGSLPGSGDHRNYELLIEAGFTPVEAIKIISANGAQVLRELNQRGTLTIGKQADLVVLDGNLAATPAVIRNVRLVFKDGIGYDAQKLRLSVKGMVGIQ is encoded by the coding sequence ATGAGAATGCCCTCGTTCCAGGAGGCGATGCTCGTCGTCGCCCTGACCACTCCAGTCGCGGCCCAACCCCGACCCACGCTGTCGCCCCTGACCCGGCAGTTCGTGGTCGAAGACGCGCCCGTCATAGCCCTTCGGCACGTCCGGGTAATCGACGGCACCGGCGCACCGGTTCGCGACAACCAAACTGTGGTCTTCACCGACGGCCGGATCACCGCGGTCGGTGACGACGCATTGGTCACCGTGCCCCCTGGCGCCAAGGTCCATGATCTCACGGGGACCACGCTGATCCCCGGGCTCTACGACCTCCACGCCCACCAATACTTCTTTTCGAGCGCCGGCCTGACCCAGATGGCAGTCTCGGCTCCCCGGCTCTATCTCGGCGGCGGCATCACCACCGTCCGCACCGCCGGCGCCCAGATGCCGTACGACGAGATCAACACCAAGCGCGACATCGACCGGGGCCTGGCCCCCGGACCCCGGATGCACTTGAGCGGCCCGTACCTCGACGGTCCCGATCCCGGGCCCGGCCGCGAGCGCCGGCTCGAAAGCCCCGAAGAAGCCCGCCGGGTGGTGGCCTACCTCGCCAGCGAAGGCGTCACTTGGCTCAAGTTCCAGGGCGGGGTCGGCCGCGCCGTGTTAGGCGCCGCCATCGAGGAAGCCCATAAGCACGGGATGGGAGTCACCGGCCATCTCTGCTCGGTCAGCTTCCGCGAAGCCGCCGCCCTCGGCATCGACAACCTCGAACACGGGTTCATCACCAACAGCGACTGGGTCCCGGACCGCGAGCCCGACCGGTGCTCGCCCAAGAACATGCGGATCCAAGCCGACGTCGACGTCGACTCGCCCGCGGTCGATTCAACGATCCGCGAGCTGCTCGCCCGAAACGTGGCGCTGACCTCGACGCTATCGGTCTATGAGTTGTTCGTGCCCGGCCGCGCCAAGGTTCCCCCGGAAGCGCTTGAGATGATCGCCCCGGCCGCCCGGGCCGTCGTTCTCTCCGAACTCAAAGCCACCAACGAGGGCAACGGTTTCGTCTCGCCCCGGCTGTTCCAGAAGATGATGCAGTTCGAACGGAAGTGGGTCCAAGCCGGCGGCCTCCTCGCCGCCGGGGTCGATCCCTGGGGCAACGGAAGCCTGCCCGGCTCCGGCGATCACCGGAACTACGAACTCCTGATCGAAGCCGGATTCACCCCGGTCGAAGCCATCAAGATCATCTCGGCCAACGGTGCCCAAGTCCTCCGCGAACTCAACCAGCGCGGCACCCTCACCATCGGCAAACAAGCCGATTTGGTGGTGCTCGACGGCAACCTCGCCGCCACCCCCGCCGTTATCCGCAACGTCCGGTTAGTCTTCAAAGACGGCATCGGCTATGACGCCCAGAAGCTCCGCCTCTCAGTCAAAGGCATGGTCGGCATCCAATGA
- a CDS encoding amidase, which translates to MPFDDYHRYDGHGLAELIRTRQVSAREVLEAALARADRLNPMLNAIIHRMDDAARAAPVGAGPLGGVPFLIKDLVQLVKGEPYRAGSRFLGDYRPDHDTELVTRFRRAGLVPFGKTNTPEFGLTPYTEPERFGPSRNPWNLARTTGGSSGGSAAAVAARIVPIAGGGDGGGSIRIPASCCGAFGLKPSRGRNPTGPDVGQLWHGAVVDHVITRSVRDSAAVLDATAGADPGAPYACPAQERPYLEEVTREPGKLRVAFTTRSFLGQASHPDCVTAVTNTAALLESLGHHVLEAAPVFDGAGFANAFVTMVCSECAADVHDAGLILGKKPTRTEFEAATWAVRLLGKALSAEDLAIALRVVGQVGRKVGAFFEQYDVLLTPTLAVPPFPIGALQPKPAERAALEIVGRIGSGRLVKVTGLLHQMADQIFETIPFTPLFNATGQPAMSVPLEWNASGLPIGLHFVTKLGDEATLFRLAGQLEQARPWADRIPPLGETARG; encoded by the coding sequence ATGCCTTTTGATGACTATCACCGATACGATGGGCACGGCCTCGCCGAGCTGATTCGGACCCGGCAGGTCTCCGCGCGCGAGGTGCTGGAGGCGGCGCTGGCCCGGGCCGACCGCCTGAACCCCATGCTCAATGCCATCATCCACCGGATGGACGACGCTGCCCGGGCCGCCCCGGTCGGCGCCGGGCCGCTCGGCGGCGTCCCGTTCCTGATCAAGGATCTGGTCCAGTTGGTGAAGGGCGAGCCCTATCGGGCCGGCAGCCGCTTCCTCGGCGATTACCGTCCCGATCACGATACCGAGTTGGTGACGCGGTTTCGCCGGGCCGGGTTGGTCCCGTTCGGCAAGACCAATACTCCGGAGTTCGGCCTCACTCCGTATACCGAGCCGGAACGGTTTGGGCCGAGCCGGAATCCGTGGAATCTTGCCCGCACCACCGGCGGCTCGAGTGGTGGCTCCGCCGCCGCGGTGGCTGCCCGGATCGTGCCCATCGCGGGCGGCGGCGACGGCGGTGGCTCGATCCGGATCCCGGCTTCCTGCTGCGGCGCGTTTGGTTTGAAGCCCAGCCGGGGCCGGAATCCAACCGGCCCGGATGTCGGCCAACTCTGGCACGGCGCGGTGGTCGACCACGTCATTACCCGGAGCGTCCGCGATAGCGCCGCGGTACTCGACGCCACCGCCGGCGCCGATCCCGGAGCGCCCTACGCCTGCCCGGCTCAGGAGCGGCCCTATCTCGAGGAAGTGACCCGAGAGCCTGGCAAGCTCCGGGTCGCCTTCACCACGAGGTCCTTCCTCGGCCAAGCCTCGCATCCGGACTGTGTGACCGCGGTGACCAACACGGCGGCCCTGCTGGAATCGTTAGGCCACCACGTCCTCGAGGCAGCACCCGTCTTCGACGGCGCCGGATTCGCTAATGCGTTCGTCACGATGGTGTGCTCCGAGTGCGCCGCCGATGTTCACGATGCCGGCCTGATTCTCGGGAAGAAACCGACCCGGACCGAGTTCGAAGCCGCCACCTGGGCCGTCCGCCTGCTCGGGAAAGCGCTCTCCGCCGAGGATCTGGCCATTGCGCTCCGGGTCGTTGGGCAGGTCGGGCGGAAGGTCGGAGCGTTCTTCGAGCAGTACGACGTCTTGCTCACACCCACCCTGGCAGTGCCGCCCTTTCCGATCGGCGCCCTCCAGCCGAAACCGGCGGAACGCGCCGCGCTCGAAATCGTTGGCCGGATCGGGTCGGGCCGGTTAGTCAAGGTGACCGGCCTTCTCCACCAGATGGCCGATCAGATCTTCGAGACGATTCCGTTTACGCCGCTGTTCAACGCCACCGGGCAGCCCGCCATGAGCGTGCCGCTCGAATGGAATGCCTCCGGTCTTCCGATCGGTCTTCATTTCGTGACCAAGCTGGGCGACGAAGCCACCCTGTTTCGGCTCGCGGGTCAGCTTGAACAGGCCCGCCCCTGGGCCGACCGGATTCCGCCACTCGGAGAGACTGCCCGTGGCTAA
- a CDS encoding AMP-binding protein, which produces MSALSYVSGPSTAPLIGRTIGAELDRVARETPAALAVVSCHQGVRLSYGELHETVERAARAFLSLGVEKGDRVGIWAGNCVEWLIVQYATAKIGAVLVNVNPAYRRHELEYALGQSAVTVLVAARNFRQTDYLELLRAVTPELPSLRATVLLGEGSAGMLGWEEFLEGGGPALAAKLRDRESELDFDDPINIQYTSGTTGFPKGATLSHHNILNNGFFVGEGCGYTAADRICVPVPLYHCFGMVMGNLGALTHGAAVVYPDVAFDAKATLEAIQAERCTSLYGVPTMFIAELQHPDFAGYDLSSLRTGIMAGSPCPVEVMKETIARMYLRDVTICYGMTETSPVSFQSGKADDLEHRTATVGAVHPHVECKIIDPDTGRAVPRGIPGELLSRGYLVMLGYWGDELATSAAIDRAGWMHTGDLAVMRDDGYVNIIGRIKDMVIRGGENIFPREIEEFLYRHPKIQDVQIVGVPDQRYGEELCAWVKLKDGHTATEEEIRAFCKGQIATFKIPRYIRFSEGFPMTVTGKIRKIEMREVSVRELGLELAASVKTA; this is translated from the coding sequence ATGTCGGCACTTTCCTACGTCTCAGGCCCCTCGACGGCCCCCCTAATCGGCCGGACCATCGGGGCGGAATTGGACCGGGTTGCCCGGGAAACCCCCGCGGCGCTGGCCGTCGTGAGCTGCCACCAAGGGGTCCGGCTCTCCTATGGCGAGCTCCACGAAACGGTCGAACGGGCCGCTCGGGCCTTCCTTTCCCTCGGGGTGGAGAAGGGCGACCGGGTCGGGATTTGGGCCGGGAACTGTGTCGAGTGGCTGATCGTCCAGTACGCCACCGCTAAGATCGGGGCGGTGCTGGTCAACGTAAACCCGGCCTACCGCCGCCACGAACTCGAGTATGCCCTGGGTCAATCGGCCGTCACCGTCTTGGTGGCCGCCCGGAACTTCCGGCAGACCGACTATCTCGAACTGCTCCGGGCCGTGACCCCCGAGCTCCCCTCGCTCCGGGCCACCGTCCTCCTCGGCGAGGGTTCCGCGGGCATGCTGGGGTGGGAGGAGTTTCTCGAAGGCGGCGGGCCTGCCCTCGCGGCCAAGCTCCGGGACCGAGAGTCGGAACTCGATTTCGACGACCCGATCAACATCCAGTACACCTCGGGCACCACCGGTTTCCCGAAGGGCGCCACCCTTTCCCATCACAACATTCTCAACAACGGGTTCTTCGTCGGCGAAGGCTGCGGCTACACGGCCGCCGACCGGATCTGTGTCCCCGTGCCCCTCTACCACTGCTTCGGCATGGTCATGGGCAATCTCGGCGCGCTGACCCATGGGGCGGCGGTGGTTTATCCCGACGTCGCGTTCGACGCCAAGGCCACCCTCGAGGCCATCCAGGCCGAGCGGTGCACCTCGCTCTACGGCGTACCAACGATGTTCATCGCCGAGCTGCAGCATCCGGATTTTGCCGGCTATGACCTCTCGAGCCTCCGGACCGGGATCATGGCCGGCTCACCCTGTCCGGTCGAGGTGATGAAGGAAACCATCGCCCGGATGTACCTCCGGGACGTCACCATTTGCTATGGCATGACCGAGACCTCCCCGGTCTCGTTCCAAAGTGGCAAGGCCGACGACCTCGAACACCGGACCGCCACCGTCGGCGCCGTTCATCCCCACGTCGAGTGCAAGATCATCGACCCCGACACCGGGCGAGCGGTCCCCCGCGGCATTCCCGGAGAACTCCTGAGCCGGGGCTACCTCGTGATGCTCGGCTACTGGGGCGACGAGCTCGCCACCTCGGCCGCGATCGACCGGGCTGGCTGGATGCACACCGGTGATCTGGCCGTGATGCGGGACGACGGCTACGTCAACATCATCGGGCGGATCAAGGACATGGTCATCCGGGGCGGGGAGAACATCTTTCCCCGAGAAATCGAAGAATTCCTCTATCGGCACCCGAAAATTCAAGACGTTCAGATCGTCGGGGTGCCCGATCAGAGGTACGGCGAAGAACTCTGCGCCTGGGTCAAACTGAAGGACGGCCACACCGCCACCGAGGAGGAGATCAGAGCGTTTTGCAAAGGCCAGATCGCCACCTTCAAGATTCCCCGGTATATCCGATTTTCCGAGGGGTTTCCGATGACCGTCACCGGCAAGATCCGAAAGATCGAAATGCGCGAAGTGTCGGTTCGGGAGTTGGGACTCGAACTGGCGGCCTCGGTCAAGACGGCCTGA
- a CDS encoding ABC transporter permease, translated as MVFGARISLAVALLATAVSVGVGITIGGLSALAPRPVTAVLLGITDFALALPRVVVLLLLAALWQPSAALIVLTLGLTGWMPVARLTYAETLSHLDRPYAEGSRALGAGPIRLFLTHLLPNVALPLLTAATLGLGNAITLEAGLSFLGLGVQPPATSWGTLIASGRDTVVNAPWVGLVPGLALVLVVVSATLVADGFETRSATEAARVR; from the coding sequence TTGGTGTTCGGGGCCAGGATTTCGCTGGCCGTGGCGCTGCTCGCCACCGCCGTGTCGGTCGGGGTCGGGATCACGATCGGCGGGCTCTCGGCCCTGGCGCCCCGGCCGGTTACCGCGGTTCTCCTTGGGATCACCGATTTCGCGCTGGCGTTGCCCCGGGTGGTCGTGTTGCTGTTGCTCGCGGCGCTCTGGCAGCCGAGTGCGGCGCTCATCGTCCTCACGTTGGGGTTGACGGGGTGGATGCCGGTAGCCCGGCTTACTTATGCCGAGACCCTGAGTCACCTCGACCGGCCCTACGCTGAGGGGTCGCGGGCGCTCGGCGCGGGGCCGATTCGGTTGTTTCTGACGCACCTGCTTCCCAACGTGGCACTGCCGCTCCTCACCGCCGCCACGTTGGGTTTGGGCAACGCGATCACGCTCGAGGCCGGATTGTCGTTCTTGGGGCTCGGGGTTCAGCCGCCGGCCACCTCGTGGGGCACCTTGATCGCTTCGGGACGCGACACCGTCGTCAATGCGCCGTGGGTCGGCCTGGTGCCGGGGTTGGCCTTGGTATTGGTCGTGGTCTCGGCCACCTTGGTAGCCGACGGATTCGAGACCAGGTCGGCGACGGAGGCGGCCAGGGTACGATGA
- a CDS encoding CocE/NonD family hydrolase, translating into MAALTTTPRRSVAKGATSVHAPAKSSRVGAEARTRGGADQGTPKVIGVGRSAHRASAIPSGPPAPDRVAWENFQEETRVPPLRPSASTIVALAALSLARFPLPALAQARDSTPFEVVASRNVMVTSRDGVRLATDVYTPGRGGVVSGRFPTIVERTPYNMASGAESQVQYFVPLGYAVVRQDIRGRYGSEGKWRPLRDDGPDGADLLAWIAAQPWSNGKVGTVGTSYGGATQHAIAITNAPSLAAMVPVDAMSNTGYYGIRHHGAFELRWLNWIMTLGNATGTRAAATGLSASPNALLAATRAAATPAAIPALLELGTKIQESARALPLQAGTTALKFAPDYESWLVEAMRHGDNDAYWADMGASVVDHLRRYQDVPAYHVTGWYDSWGTQVANMNYLQLSKTKKSLQRLIIGPWTHGGQEVSYAGMAEFGDAAAIDMNGLRKRWFDRWLLGIENGVDREPPVRLFVMGGGDAHKTPDNRLFVGGAWRDEREWPLARTQYTPYYLQAGGSLAPRMPRAAAPTGYSFDPRNPVPTIGGNVSSEGVLMPRGAQDQRCSPAHWLCRDNLPLSARADVLVFQTPPLEQDLEVTGRLVVTLWAGSDARDTDFTVKLIDVYPPNPDYPAGVDLNVGDGIVRARYRQSLKSARLLAGAGPQEYTIEMYPTSLIFGRGHRIRLDISSSNFPRFDINPNTGEPLGQSRRWKVAENAVYHDPAHPSRIVLPIIPPANR; encoded by the coding sequence ATGGCGGCGTTGACCACGACCCCCCGTCGTTCGGTCGCGAAGGGGGCCACGTCGGTCCACGCTCCCGCAAAGTCGAGCCGGGTCGGCGCAGAAGCCCGAACTAGAGGGGGAGCAGACCAAGGCACGCCCAAAGTTATCGGGGTTGGGAGGAGCGCGCATCGGGCTTCCGCGATCCCGAGTGGACCGCCCGCCCCCGACCGCGTAGCTTGGGAGAACTTCCAGGAAGAGACCCGCGTGCCACCCCTCCGTCCTTCCGCGAGCACCATCGTCGCTCTCGCGGCCCTCTCGCTTGCCCGATTCCCGCTTCCCGCGTTGGCGCAGGCCCGGGACTCGACGCCGTTCGAGGTGGTCGCTAGCCGAAACGTGATGGTCACTTCCCGAGACGGGGTCCGCCTCGCGACCGACGTCTACACCCCGGGGCGGGGCGGCGTGGTGTCCGGCCGGTTCCCGACCATCGTCGAGCGGACCCCGTACAACATGGCCAGCGGGGCCGAATCGCAGGTCCAGTATTTCGTGCCGCTCGGCTACGCGGTGGTGCGCCAGGATATCCGGGGGCGCTACGGTTCCGAAGGGAAGTGGCGACCACTCCGTGACGACGGGCCCGATGGGGCCGACTTGCTGGCGTGGATTGCGGCCCAGCCTTGGTCCAACGGCAAAGTGGGAACCGTCGGCACCTCGTACGGCGGCGCCACTCAGCACGCGATCGCCATCACCAATGCGCCGAGTTTGGCGGCCATGGTGCCGGTCGACGCGATGAGCAACACCGGGTACTACGGGATTCGCCACCACGGCGCCTTCGAGCTCCGGTGGCTCAACTGGATCATGACGTTAGGCAACGCCACCGGCACCCGGGCCGCGGCCACCGGCCTCTCGGCTTCGCCCAACGCACTCTTGGCCGCCACCCGGGCCGCCGCCACCCCCGCGGCCATTCCGGCGTTGCTCGAACTCGGTACCAAGATCCAGGAATCGGCGCGGGCGCTGCCGCTCCAGGCCGGGACCACGGCGCTCAAGTTCGCCCCGGACTACGAATCGTGGTTGGTGGAGGCCATGCGGCACGGTGACAACGACGCCTATTGGGCCGATATGGGTGCCAGCGTGGTGGACCATCTGAGGCGGTACCAAGATGTTCCCGCCTATCACGTTACCGGGTGGTACGACTCCTGGGGAACCCAGGTGGCCAACATGAACTACCTCCAGTTGTCGAAGACCAAGAAGAGCCTCCAGCGCCTGATCATCGGACCCTGGACCCATGGCGGGCAGGAAGTGAGTTATGCGGGCATGGCCGAGTTCGGTGACGCGGCCGCCATCGACATGAACGGGCTTCGAAAACGGTGGTTCGACCGCTGGTTGCTGGGAATCGAGAACGGGGTCGACCGGGAGCCGCCGGTCCGGCTCTTCGTGATGGGCGGCGGTGATGCCCACAAGACGCCCGACAACCGGTTGTTCGTGGGCGGAGCCTGGCGCGACGAGCGCGAATGGCCGCTCGCACGGACTCAATACACTCCGTATTACCTCCAGGCCGGCGGCTCCCTGGCTCCGCGGATGCCGCGAGCGGCCGCGCCGACAGGGTACTCCTTCGATCCCCGGAATCCGGTGCCGACGATCGGCGGCAATGTCTCGTCCGAAGGGGTGCTGATGCCCCGGGGAGCTCAGGACCAACGGTGCTCACCGGCCCACTGGCTCTGCCGGGACAATCTTCCGCTTTCGGCCCGGGCCGATGTGCTGGTGTTTCAGACTCCGCCTCTCGAACAGGACCTGGAGGTCACCGGCCGGCTGGTGGTGACGCTCTGGGCCGGCTCCGACGCGCGGGACACCGACTTCACCGTCAAGCTGATCGACGTCTATCCTCCAAACCCGGATTACCCCGCGGGTGTGGATCTCAACGTGGGCGATGGGATCGTCCGGGCTCGCTATCGCCAGTCGCTGAAATCGGCCCGGCTCCTCGCCGGAGCCGGTCCCCAGGAATACACCATCGAGATGTATCCGACGTCACTCATCTTCGGGCGCGGGCACCGGATCCGGCTCGATATCTCCAGCAGTAACTTTCCGCGGTTCGATATCAATCCGAACACCGGCGAGCCCCTCGGTCAGAGCCGGCGATGGAAGGTTGCCGAGAACGCCGTCTACCATGATCCCGCGCACCCGTCGCGGATCGTTCTCCCCATCATTCCGCCGGCCAACAGGTAA